The Nostoc sp. 'Lobaria pulmonaria (5183) cyanobiont' DNA window GTGTCTGACAAATTCTTGCGGTTTTGGTGCAGCTAGAATAAATACGCGGTTTTCCTCGCGGCGTGTCTTCTCTTGCATGACTATAGTATCCGCACCTGCTGGAATCACCGCACCCGTGAAAATTCGTGCGGCTTGCCCTGGTTGAATCGTAGACTTGGGCTGATACCCAGCTGGAATCTCTTCAACAATTTCTAAAATGGCTGGTTGTTCGGTGCTAGAGTGCTGTACATCTTCATAGCGAACTGCGTAGCCATCCATTGCCGAATTATCCCAATGAGGAAAATCTAGCTGACTGGTGATAGGCGTTGCCAAAATGCGACTATCTGCTGTCAATAAATCTACAACTTCTGTATCCCGTTGACGATCCAACGGCTGCACCAAATTTAAAATAATTGCTTCTGCATCGCTGACTGATAACATAGCGATCGCCTCCAACTTTTCTTTTATTCTTGAGTAGCTTTGTCTAGATTTCTATAAGCAGTAAATCCCAAACTACACACTGCTAGTAAACCGATAATTATGCTTCCTTCGGGGACTTTGGATACCTGAACCGAATTGTTGCTTAAATCTAATATCTGCTCTGTGCCTGCTGCATCTCTCTTGTTCAAATGAAATTTTTTAGCTAGAACCTGATTGCTAAAACCTTCATCCATGAGTGCAAGATTATTATTAAGCCATGTGTCGCCAAGAGACTTATTATCCTTGCCAACATCAAAGGGGCCAAAAATTTTCTGGGTAGTGCTATCAAAGTTGAATCTAAAATAGTCGTAGTTAGATATCCCACTAACTACTGGAGTGAAACTATTGATGAGATTACTCAAGGGATCAAAAAAGGAAATTGAGAGAGATTGCAAGTTCTTCGTAGGTTTCGAGCCTGTTTCAGAAATGACGCTGGGAGCAGTTGTTGTATCGTAGTTAAATGAACCTTTAGCTGAATAACCAGTGTCTCCTTTCCAGTTAAATTTGAACTCAGCAGCATGAGCTAGGTTGTTGGTGGTTATGGCGATCGCTAACGCTAAAGCAGTAGTCGTCACCAGACTAATAGCTGTTCTAGTAAATAGATGTGTCATCAATGCAACCTTGAAATTAATTAAAATTAAGTTTCTACAACAATACAATACAGATGTACAACCCTACTGTGTGTTGCATCCATGAGGTGTAACGGTTACTTTGTGAGATGCTTATTAAGTACCAGAAAAGTATCAAAAATGCCATAGAAGCTTAATCCGATTTTTGAATTATGCAGTTGTTAGTTGCACAAATTTTGGTTGACTGGTTTTTGTTCTTTTATGGCGCAGCAACTAACCGAGTCATCATCTTAATATTAAAAACAGGAGCGATCGCTATTTCCCAACCCCTAAATAAAAATACCTATTTTGTATGACAATCGAACGAGTTCCCCAAAAACACTATCCCAAGGCTGAGATTGGGCGACGAGGTATGGCATTAGGACTTGATTTCCTTGGTGTCTGGTTAGTCAGTTCCCTACTGGGAGGCAGCAATATCGGGATTCAATTTGTTGAAATCTTAGTTTTCGTAATACTTTGGCTGGTTTTGCGGGTGCTGGTGGTATACAACAATCAAGGGCAAAGTTTAGGGCGTTGGGCGTTCGATTTAAAGGTGTTGTCAGTTGAAGATGGAGAAGTAGTGGGCAGAATTCCAGATTTGCTCTCACTAGTGAAGCGAGAAGCGATTATCGGCTTGGGTGCTTTATTAGTGTCAATTGCCCTGAGCAATATTACAGCCAATCCCACTGCTATACTGCTAGTAATTCCCCTAGCAATTGATTGTGGGACTGCTTTCTCTGATACCCAGATGCGGCAGGCTTTACACGATCGCTATTGTGGAACTTTCATCGTTTCGTCGCGTCGTGGCTACTCGCTCGATATAAAAATTAAAAGATTAGTTGAAAATATGCGGCGGAATGTGAGAAGATAGTCATTTGTGTTAATTCTCTTCAGGCTTCACTGTTTGTAAGATTATGGCTAAGAGTAAAGGTGCCCGCATTATTATCACACTAGAGTGTACTGAGTGCCGGACAAATCCAGATAAGCGTTCTGCTGGTGTTACACGTTATACCAGTACCAAGAATCGCCGTAACACCACTAACAGGCTAGAACTGAAAAAGTTCTGCACCCACTGCAACAAACATACTGTTCACAAGGAAATTAAGTAAAAAAGATGAGTTATTTCCGCCGTCGCCTTTCTCCGATCAAGCCAGGAGAACCAATCGATTATAAAGATGTTGATTTATTGCGTAAGTTTGTCACCGAGCGGGGAAAGATACTGCCACGTCGGATTACCGGGCTTACGTCTCAGCAACAGCGAGAGTTGACATTAGCAATTAAACGTTCGCGGATTGTGGCTTTGTTGCCATTTATCAATGCGGAAGGCTAAAAAGAGTGATGAGTTATGAGTAGAGACGCGATTAATCGCGTCTGTACAGGAGTTAAAAATCAAAACTCCTAACTCCTAGCTTTTAACTTAAAACTATTTAAACTGTTCACCAAATTAGAGTGCGAGAGTTGTGGAGAAGGGGACGCTAGTTGAATTTAGGGTTCAAGGCGATCGCCGTCTGGGCATCGTAGAACGTCCAGACGGAAAAACCCGCTGGTTTGTGGTAGACGAACGCGGTCAATCCCACAGCCTCGCGCCTAGACAAATAACTTATACAGTTACCGGACAGACTTACAAGCCTTCTGAGATTGCTAGCTTTTTGGAGCAGATCAAGCCTTATTTAGACCCATCTAGCTTAGAAGTGGCTTGGGAATTACTGGTTGAAGATGGGGAAATAGTTACTCCAGACCAAATGGCGAATCTGCTATTTTCAGAATCAGCCGCACCTCCTTGTTATGCCGCCTATTGCTTGTTATCAGACGACAAACTTTATTTCAAGCAAAAAGGAGACGCTTACGAGCCGAGAACTGCTGCTCAAGTGGCAGAACGCCAGCACCAACTGGAAGTAGAGGCACTAAAAGCTAAAGGACAGCAGGAATTTTTAGCTCGTGTAGAGCAGGCGCTCAAAGGTGAAGCAGTAGAGTGGCAGCGCCACGATCGCCAGCGCTTAGAAGGACTAGAAAAATATGCAGCGCTAATAGCTGACACCGTGCGGACGGGGGTTAATTATGACTCCTTGGCTCGTGCTTATCCGCCCAGCGCTGCGGTATTAGAAACTATGACCATGCTGGGACGACCCACAACACCCCAAGGAGCCTTTCAACTATTGGTGGATTTGGGTTGCTGGAGTCCTTATGAAAACTTGTTCCTGCGTCGTTCTTCAATTCCAATTCAATTTCCTCATAAGGTATTAGAAGTGGCGCAACAGCGTTTGGATTTCCCGCCGATTGACTCAGACACAAACCGCCTTGATCTGACTCACCTGAAGGTTTACACCATTGATGATGAAACTACCACAGAGATCGACGATGGTCTAAGTTGGGAAGTACTGCCCGATGGACGGGAACGCTTGTGGGTGCATATCGCCGATCCTACTAGATGGTTAGTACCGGAAGATGAATTAGATTTGGAAGCCAGAAAGCGCGGTAGCACAGTCTATTTACCGACGGGAATGATTCCCATGTTTCCAGAGGTGTTGGCAACTGGGCCAATGAGTCTGATCCAGGGAAAGGTTTGTTGCGCCCTCAGTTTCGGGATTATTTTAGGTACAACTGGGGCAGTAGAAGATTACAGCATTCACACCAGCTTGATTAAGCCGACTTATCGCCTCACCTACGAAGATGTAGATGAAATGCTGCAATTACGGGTACAAGCAGAACCAGAAATTGCGGCGATCGCAACTTGGGCACAGCGGCGAAAAGCTTGGCGTTACGCTCAAGGGGCAATTAGCATCACCATGCCGGAAGCGACGATCAAAGTTAAAGGTGAGGAGATCCACATTGATATTTTGGACGATTCCCCATCGCGGCAACTGGTAGCAGAAATGATGATTGTTGCCGGTGAAGTTGCGGCTCGTTATGGTAAAACTCATAACATACCTTTGCCCTTTCGCGGTCAACCGCAACCAGAATTACCTCCAGATGAGGAATTGCTGCTACTTCCAGCCGGATTCGTTCGCGCTTGCGCCATGCGTCGTTGTATGCCCAAAAGTGAAATGAGTATTACGCCTTTGCGTCATGCTGGTTTGGGCTTGGATACCTACACCCAAGCAACCTCTCCCATCCGCCGCTACAGTGACTTACTCACCCATTTCCAACTGAAAGCCCATTTGCGGGGTGAAGTTCTGCCATTTTCCGCAGATCAACTTAAAGAAGTGATGATGACTGTCACCAGCATCACCCAAGAGGTGACGATGGTGGAACGACAAACTAATAGATATTATGCACTAGAGTATTTACGCCGTCATCCAGAGGAAACTTGGGATGTAACAGTGTTGATGTGGCTGCGAGAAGACAGTAATTTAGCCCTAATTTTGTTAGAAGATTTGGGCTTGCAGTTGCCAATGGCTTTCAAACGTTCTGTGAACTTGGGCGAACAGATAGTGGTGAAAGTTAGCCACGCCGATCCACAAAAAGATATGATCCAGTTTCAAGAAATAATTTATCAAGAAGCCCAAACAGCGGCGAATTAACTAATTTGTCATTTGTCATTTGTCATTCGTCATTCGTAATACTCGCTACAGGCTAGTATTATCAATTACGAATTATTTTAACTTTGTTCCAACTCCTTTTGGTTAGGATATAGCCCTATTGATGGCGGTGTAGAAGTTGTACGTATTGTCAGTGGCTATCGGGATTTAGAGACAGTTTTCTTAAGTGAAAGGTAGGTACAAAGAATATTTCATTCTTAAATTCAACAACATCGATAATTAATTTAAATATGAGTGAATGTCCTTGCTGTAATGGAACACTACTGCGACACATTCGTAGTGGTAAAATTTACTGGTTTTGTGTCGATTGTCGGCAGGAAATGCCAGATATGAGTTTGGTAGTTCATCATAAATCCTTATCTGCCGCAGTATTCTCAGCAAAAATCAGAGGAAAATAACTTTGATGTTGGCAATGAGAACTCACGTTAATTTCCTCCTGCTAAACTTTTAAATAAAGGTAATACTATTTCTTTGTGAAGCTGTATATATTTACCCCCCCCGACTACATTTCCCAAGGCATCAGGGGAACTTCGAGGGAACTACAGAGGGGTCTTGTTATATGCATCTTCATACAGAATTGGTATAACGGAATCTTAGCAACAAAGGCACGAGGAAAGATTCAATGAATACTGTTGTGCTTAATCTAGAACCGATTGCTCATTTGACCGATGAGCAATTTTATCAATTGTGTATTGCCAATAGCGATTTAAGCCTGGAAATGAATGCAGCCGGAGAATTAATTATTATGCCACCAGTAGGAGGAGAAAGCGGAAATCAAGAAGCTGGACTGATTACTGATTTAGAAATCTGGAATCGTCAAGCTAAGTTAGGGAAAGTTTTTAGTTCTTCAACTATCTTTATACTTCCAAATGGTGCAAAACGTTCCCCTGATGCGGCTTGGGTAAAGTTGGAACGGTGGGAAGCTTTAACACTAGAACAGCGAAAAAAATTTCCGCCACTTGTACCCGATTTTGCAATTGAACTGCGTTCCGAGACAGACCGGCTTGCACCTATCCAAGCGAAAATGAAGGAATATATAGAAAATGGTTTGAGTTTGGGTTGGCTAATTAATCCTCAAGATCAGCAAGTGGAAATTTACCAACTTTTGAAAGCTGTAGAAGTTATTCAAATGCCAGCGATTATTTCTGGAGAAGATATATTACCTGGATTTGAGTTACAAGTATAGGTAATAAACCTGACGTATAGCTTTGCTTACCGAATTGCCGCAAAAAAATCATTATCAATAATTTTAGGATAGTTGGGCAACAGCACCCGCATGACGATTTCTCAAGAGTTAGGGAAATTAGCCCCAAATAATGCTGCGACTTATACTAGCAACACGCAAAAACTAACTAGTGAAATCAGTCAGATAGATACCTGGATTAAATCAGAAGTAGCCACAATTCCACCCAAGCAACGCAAATTAGTTACCACCCATGATGCTTTCGGTTACTATTCCAAAGCTTATGGAATTCCTATTGAAGGGGCGCTAGGTGGTATTAGTACGGAAGAAGCACCGACTCCTGCGCGGGTAGGTGAATTATCAAAGGATATAAAAAAGGAGGGTGTACCGACAATTTTTGCAGAGACGACGATTAACCCTAAACTCATACAGGCGGTGGCAAAAGAGGCAAAAGTTAAGGTTTCAGACCGAGAATTGTTTGCTGATGGTTTGGGAGAAAAGGGGACAGAGGGTGAGACTTACCAAGGAATGTTGATTGCCAATACACGCACGATTGTAGAAGGTTTAGGAGGCAAGTATACAGAGTTTAAGCCTAAATAATCAGGTTTTTTAGAAGAGGGATGAGTCCAGCCTAAATTATTATTGAAGGCGATCGCTAACATGGGAATGCCCACAAGTGCGGCTCCATAGGCATCAAACCCTGGAGCAGTCATTTGCGCTTCATACCATAAACATAAGTCTGACCAAGGCAAATGGGGATTTGCTAACAACATGGCCTTACCACTAGCAGAACTTCAGTAGTGCTGAGTACTGAGTGCTGAGTACTGAGTGCTGAGTATAACTCATAGTTAAAACTAGGGGATTGAAACAAGGCAATTATCAAGAAGAAATCAATGGTGAAAACAATTTAATCGGCGTTCCCAATTATTTAGAATATTGGGTAACTATTCCCAGCAACTACGGAAGTATCTGGACAGTAATAACCAATACCTAATCTA harbors:
- a CDS encoding PEP-CTERM sorting domain-containing protein is translated as MTHLFTRTAISLVTTTALALAIAITTNNLAHAAEFKFNWKGDTGYSAKGSFNYDTTTAPSVISETGSKPTKNLQSLSISFFDPLSNLINSFTPVVSGISNYDYFRFNFDSTTQKIFGPFDVGKDNKSLGDTWLNNNLALMDEGFSNQVLAKKFHLNKRDAAGTEQILDLSNNSVQVSKVPEGSIIIGLLAVCSLGFTAYRNLDKATQE
- a CDS encoding RDD family protein; its protein translation is MTIERVPQKHYPKAEIGRRGMALGLDFLGVWLVSSLLGGSNIGIQFVEILVFVILWLVLRVLVVYNNQGQSLGRWAFDLKVLSVEDGEVVGRIPDLLSLVKREAIIGLGALLVSIALSNITANPTAILLVIPLAIDCGTAFSDTQMRQALHDRYCGTFIVSSRRGYSLDIKIKRLVENMRRNVRR
- the rpmG gene encoding 50S ribosomal protein L33, yielding MAKSKGARIIITLECTECRTNPDKRSAGVTRYTSTKNRRNTTNRLELKKFCTHCNKHTVHKEIK
- the rpsR gene encoding 30S ribosomal protein S18, with translation MSYFRRRLSPIKPGEPIDYKDVDLLRKFVTERGKILPRRITGLTSQQQRELTLAIKRSRIVALLPFINAEG
- a CDS encoding ribonuclease catalytic domain-containing protein, producing the protein MEKGTLVEFRVQGDRRLGIVERPDGKTRWFVVDERGQSHSLAPRQITYTVTGQTYKPSEIASFLEQIKPYLDPSSLEVAWELLVEDGEIVTPDQMANLLFSESAAPPCYAAYCLLSDDKLYFKQKGDAYEPRTAAQVAERQHQLEVEALKAKGQQEFLARVEQALKGEAVEWQRHDRQRLEGLEKYAALIADTVRTGVNYDSLARAYPPSAAVLETMTMLGRPTTPQGAFQLLVDLGCWSPYENLFLRRSSIPIQFPHKVLEVAQQRLDFPPIDSDTNRLDLTHLKVYTIDDETTTEIDDGLSWEVLPDGRERLWVHIADPTRWLVPEDELDLEARKRGSTVYLPTGMIPMFPEVLATGPMSLIQGKVCCALSFGIILGTTGAVEDYSIHTSLIKPTYRLTYEDVDEMLQLRVQAEPEIAAIATWAQRRKAWRYAQGAISITMPEATIKVKGEEIHIDILDDSPSRQLVAEMMIVAGEVAARYGKTHNIPLPFRGQPQPELPPDEELLLLPAGFVRACAMRRCMPKSEMSITPLRHAGLGLDTYTQATSPIRRYSDLLTHFQLKAHLRGEVLPFSADQLKEVMMTVTSITQEVTMVERQTNRYYALEYLRRHPEETWDVTVLMWLREDSNLALILLEDLGLQLPMAFKRSVNLGEQIVVKVSHADPQKDMIQFQEIIYQEAQTAAN
- a CDS encoding Uma2 family endonuclease, producing the protein MNTVVLNLEPIAHLTDEQFYQLCIANSDLSLEMNAAGELIIMPPVGGESGNQEAGLITDLEIWNRQAKLGKVFSSSTIFILPNGAKRSPDAAWVKLERWEALTLEQRKKFPPLVPDFAIELRSETDRLAPIQAKMKEYIENGLSLGWLINPQDQQVEIYQLLKAVEVIQMPAIISGEDILPGFELQV
- a CDS encoding metal ABC transporter solute-binding protein, Zn/Mn family; translation: MTISQELGKLAPNNAATYTSNTQKLTSEISQIDTWIKSEVATIPPKQRKLVTTHDAFGYYSKAYGIPIEGALGGISTEEAPTPARVGELSKDIKKEGVPTIFAETTINPKLIQAVAKEAKVKVSDRELFADGLGEKGTEGETYQGMLIANTRTIVEGLGGKYTEFKPK